The region TGGGATAATCTATCTATTAATACGTCGCCGACATTTAAACGATATTGATTACGGGACTGGAAGCTCTCCCTCATGATCTGTGACCCGCGCGTaatgtatatgataataatagagataataatatttatctcgaagagaaagaaagccgAGAAATTAGCGCGCGCCCTTGgccaatatatacatatatgtagctTCGGTGTATCGATTTCAAAATCTGTTCCTGGCCGTGTGAGAAAAATCGCATCGACGAGTCTCGATTGGGCCGATCGGGCCTCATAGGTCCTCAACCATGGCCGCCCACTTGGACGAACGGTAGAGCGCGATGGGTGAAAGTCAAACTAATTACGACGAGTACATACACACTGCTCCGCGTTGCAAAACCAACACCTCGCGATTCGCACGTCTCGCGAACGAATACCGGACCGCTAAACCGGAACATGTATTACTCCGGTGCTTATCTCTTCTTTCGCCTAATCTCTCTCCGGTAATCTCCGTGAATGCGACCGATCccgttttcctttttcttttctcttacaTATTGTTCATTGTGTATAATTCTTACGTGTATTCCTCCACCGAATCGTTACACATACTTTTTGCGGTATGCGCATACCGTTAAGATctattcgaaatatatatatagatacttCGAGttaagcgagaaagagagaggtgtATGATAtgtcataaatgtatatatcgaATATCACGAATTATCGGATCATAAAAACGAGACACCTGTTCGGCAATGTGCTCCTCCATCTCATACCCGATTTACCGGATAAATTTCACCGTAAAAATTTCACCATACGCGCATAAGATTGTTGAAACTTGCGAAAGCATCAGAAAACTCTCAAACGACATGCTGCGATAAGCCACTTTAATATATGGATAGATTGGTATAGAAGATTTTGTCATCTAAGAATATGTGTTGTAaacatatctataatttattgaaaatgttttatccttatataaaaactaaaaaaaaaactatatatgtttttacacGATgagaatgttttattttatcgcatgtgataaaattcttatttaattacatttgctTTCATTCTACGTAATTAAGAAACCAAGAGATCTTCATTGTCTACATCTATAAATGGCTCATTATCAACCGagcgttaaattaattttgaataacatGTAATTCTATACTTATATATCGAGATGTTAATTATCCTGCAGCGGGCTCGTCGGTAAAATCATTCAATCACTAGACCTTCGAATATCCAAAATTAATGCTTACATCGTACTGTTTCATTGTACTGTTTTGACTTTCTATCATACTTTCAATTACGTCGCCATTTCTCCATGAAAGTCGACGGCATCTCGAATTGGTGGATTGGCAGCGTTAATTTCGCGCATTATTTGCGCAAGATTATTTTCCAcagattgataataattacatgCAATAATTGGAGAAGGAATCTTGAAATGATTCAATGGAGAGTACAACGGTTATCTCGCATATGAACGTCACTTTGGATTGatccaattttaaatttcaggATCAACGTTCGTTGATAGTACAAAAGCATATTGACGTCTCAGCATTTTCGTCTTAGCTAGTTTATTCAGTATATTGCTAGAGATCGACACGACAGATTTATGAACCCTCGACCTCTTTTGTTTCATCAATGACAGGAGTACCTCGGAATATCGAAAGAAACCAGTCGAAGAAGCCATTATAGCCAGAAGATGCTTCTTCGTTTAGATGCGTGTGAATATCGCTATTCTCAGCATCAGGCAGAAAGGAAGCTAGACCGCCAAGGTCATCGAGGAAACTCAGGTCGATCTCCTTCTCCTCTTTGGTTGGCGGGTTCCTTTCGATAGTCGCACGAGAGATTTCACCTTGCGCGACCCTGACGTAATTCCGCTCTCGGTGGTCACCACTGTCGGTGCTGACCTCCATGTTAACAGGAGGCACTTCACGCCGTGAAACCTTGTCGCTGGTGTTCACTTGCTGGCCTGCATAAGGTCAAATAttcttatgaaataatattttcacttGGCGGTGCGATCTCTTCGCatgaaaaatctttctctcttacctCTCAGTTTCTCCCCGCCGTCGTCCTCCTTTAACGGCCGAATTTCTAGCGGATTTATCTCGAGTCCATGATACATGCGGATCTTCCATATCGGATACTTTCGTTGATCCAAATTCGACGGTAAGATAATCTTAGAATCCAATGTCGTCGGATCCGACCATAACATTTTCGTTACTACATGATAATCCTTGATAATCTTGTCGTTTGGCATCGTTTCTTCGATTAAACAGATCGATTGCGCGATGATACAGCCGAGGAATAGTAATGGCGTAATCTAAGGAAATGATAAGCAGACTTTAATACAGACGTTTCGTAAGACCGCTTTTATCGTTTGGTATTCCCGGCGTTTCACTTTTAAATCGTAggatgtatttaaattacttccggataatattcataaattacgAATAAATATCTCGACAAATGATGGAGCATTACTGATTTCATGAGTATGtccacatacacgcacacacacacacacacacacacacacacacctatatatatatatatatatatatatatatatatatatatatataatgtatatatagtatataatatataatatataatatatatataatatatatatgtatatttatatagattctaAACTCATTTCATTCCATTCTTTCGACACCACAAAAGCGAAAGCAGGTCGGAATCGACGTGGTTCACCGATCTGCGATGGACCACGGCGTCTCTAACTAAATACGCAAATGTATGTTGGAAAATATGCACATAGAGAAATAACATAGAAGAGATCGTAACCGCGAgtgtgtgcatgtgtatgttaaattgaataaattctcCGAAGCATCCAAGTGTTTAGAGGCTCGCATGCGTTACACGTATCCATTCACGTGCTTGCAAACATTCGTTCGACTTGCAGAACGATTTGTCGGCTTGACAATGAGAGATCGTTTCTTATATAACAAAGATACTTTTCTCCGATATTACTCCGTAATTGCCGGCGAAATTATATGAATGGATCATTTCTGAAGCCGAAAGCGGTGCATGGAAGGTCATTACTCGTCGCAAAATGTGCTTCCGGTGTATTCTTTCGACATAAATTTGCTCGGTCAAGATTAACCGAAGGGACGACATTTGAATGTTTAATCGcgctatatatatgaatgctGCGGTTGCTtcaattagaataataatgtaaagagCAAACTTCCCAAAAGTTACaatcacacatacatactttCGCGTGTAAACCtcgttattctatttttaagtaGGATCATAAGATCTCGGAACTCGCtagtaaaaagtatatatacgaTCACTCTCGCGAATCCGTACTGGCAGTTATGATTCATTAGGCCCGGCAGAATCTAATTATGCTACGCGATTAGCGTAGCAAAGTGCTCgaggagaaaataatatcggcAAGTCTGGCATAAAATGTTACGTGTCTTCGTCGCCACGACACGTCTTTCTTCTCTGCGAAGCGTCTTTGCTAATCGCGATCCATTAATGAcgatcaaaaaagaaaaaaaacatgtatgatgataaaattaacaaaatatatatagcttaaAAGGAAAACGCTGACTCGCCTTTAGGTATCTCGCAAACATGTTTTCCGCAATGTCCCGGTTTACACAAGCTCCTGACTGATCGTCGACTGACTTACTGATCATCTCGAGAGGTATTCGTTTCTTTAGATTAGACTTCGTTTTCCATTATTTCGGGCTTTCCAAAGCGTCTCTGAAGGACATCCGTTATCTCTCCCTCTTCCGCGAAAGAAACATTTTCCGTATACTTTCCTCGGAATTCCAATCCTCGCCTGCTCGTCGAGTCATCACGGAATGCCTACCTTCTCTGCCGCCGTAGATTTACAAGCCGTGACTTTCACTCGGAATGCCCTATTACGAGTAATAACGAATAGAGcaataatgaaatatgaaatgtataaAGCGTTAAAGATTATTCATCATATCAACAAATACTGcgactatatatatgtaactataACTCGCGCGAGGCGATTTTAACGAAAAGTTTACGTTAATTCTCTCTGCtgtattaacttttaaatataaataacgaaataaatagaagATAACTAAGGCTTCGACCAAAGTccgatcaatttaatatttggttCATTTAagcagaatttaaaaatttgtattatatattgattatatatacgagAGAATTATAccgttagaaatttttatgttgattGTCctacgattaaattaattggaaTTTAGTCGGAGTGATCTTAAAATGATGGAAATAGAATTCTTGACAAATCTTTTCAACAGCCAGACACCTCCCCCCCTCTTGCCTACGAAAGAAATATGATTCGCGTTCAAAATATCacgcatatatttacattttctaaCAATAACAAATAGTTATCGCGTCAATGTGTCATCCTTAAGTCATCCTTGCTTAggatacacacatatacgcgttgaaaagaattctatacgtataatattacCTTTATATTTGTTGATTTACCTTTATATGGCTCGAGGATGACTCGTcaattacaaatacataataagaGAGAACATATCCGcggatatttcgatatatcgtTCTTTTGAGAAGCGCCGTGAACATGGATGCGAAAACTCATTTTTGCGTATAAACAGTAAATTCCCACTTTAGACAATTGTATTAgccataaaaagaattataaaaattattataaaattaatttttattatttattcaaagaagaaaatagaaatttcttttaatgaattttttgcggtcagcaaattttttttgtaaaaatagagaaaattgacgatattttaatacgcATATTAAAGCACCGCATATGTCcctataaatattacattgataaaaaaaagtatcatataattctataattctataaatatttctataagatTACAATTTATGCTTGTCAGCGTAGTGTCTCTTATCGCCATTATCAGTTTTCCTTCGGAAAAGACTCCTTTATAAATTTCGTAAATCTATGGTCTAAAGCGCGAACTTACTTAAAGGAAAATTCGTTCAAAATGGCGGCGTACTTGGCAGTTGTCTGTTGTGCATAATAGGTTATCAGGGTGGTGTGACTGTATGTGACCGATAATTGTTGCGAGATCCTACGAGAAGCTAACGTACAAATATTCGAAAGTAGTATTATGATCATGTCCAGATAAGATTCGTGTACACGGCGCGTTTTAATCTCCCGTATATTTTGCGTATCCGGAAGATAATGGCCGAAAATGTCACCACAACCGACGACGAGGtcctgaaaaatattaaaacccTCCTCTGGGGTTCGACCGTCAAGGAGGACATTTTTAAGCGATGGGCGCAAGGTAGCAAAGAGTATTACCCCTTGGACGATTGTATTTCTTAGAGACAGATGACCATCATAAAGTCATGCACGTCATATTGCGCCGGTGTAATGGCCGATGAACAATGATAATTGTCACTGAATAATTTTCACTGAAGACGATTTGAGAATTCACATTTTACGATACCCTTCATGTTATTCCGCAGTCTCTTCGAAGACTCGCTTCACAATCCTATTGatcaatttgataatttaatactgaATAATGTTGAGAAGATACACAtgtgtattttacataatatagagAATCATAGAGATctcataatgaaatattataagctTACACTTTCTTGGAtgcatatctataataattatcatttgtaTACAGGCTTTTACTTCAGTATAGATGAACCTACCGCACTTGTACAGAGAGAAGGGGGGCCTTGCGCCGTGATAGCCTCGGTTCAAGCATTTATCTTGAAACAATTACTATTGGAAAGCGATGTCACAACTTGGAATTCTATCCAGTCCAAAAAGTGTGATCAATTACTTGTAAAAGCTatgattgaaattataaatcaagcaGTTAATGTTCAGGATCCCAAGTATTCAATAGTATATGTCAATGATTCCAATGACTTTGTGTCTGGTAAAGAAAGCTCTAATTCTAAATTGACAGAGCCCGCAATAAATTTAGCCCAAGATACTAGCGAAgctaatcaaattaatgaaacTAATTTGGTCATAAAACAAACGCCATTGGAATCGGAAGTTTTTCATTCTCAATTAAGGTATGCTCATATGTTCAtgttctagaaaaaaaataaaaaatatatatatatatagatttaaccAATGAtggaaatttcattttttacctagtcattaatcatattttactcATTGTATTTCaggatatttattacaagaagCATTGATGATGTCGAGGATTTCTTCACAGAACGGATTGGAATGTTGAAAGATGAGTATGGTGTATTGCTGCTACTTTACACAGTGATGTGTACAAAAGGAGCTTCGGAAATATGCCTTGAAATGTTGGAACCCATAGAACCCATGATTGATTCCACCTATGGATATGGAAgccaaaatttaataaatttaatgctcACTGGCCGAGCAGTCAGTCACGTTTGGGATCACGATCAGGACATTAGTGGATTAAGTGAGATAGAGCtgttttgtatttctttaaacACAATATAACTATTCACATCtcgtaattatatgtatctcttatacatataatgaacttttttctgtattaatacattatatattttgtagagtTACGTGGAATAGATAAACAGAATAAAGTGGGATTCTTGACTCTGTTAGAGCACTTACGTTATTGCGAAGTGGGAACATTTCTAAAGTCTCCATCACATCCAATTTGGGTAGTGGGATCAGACACGCATTTAACCGTGCTCTTCTCCACAGAGAAGCGATTAGTAAGTCCGGAAACACCAGCGGAACGAGCGCGAAGAGTTTTTAAACGCTTCGATCCGGAagggaataattttatcgctgCAAATCAACTGGAAAATGTAATGGCGGAATTAGGACTAGTAACTGATGCAGAATAGTATGtgctctcttcctctctcttattttttctctgcagattatttatatcgatattgtattgataaagctatataaaagtatattaaatttgataaatattttcatggaAAATTGTGGAATGTATTGCAGTGTCAATATCATAAGAAGGAAATTGGATAGTGAAAATCTAGGAATAATACTTCTTGCATTGTTCATGGATGAATTTTTCCCTGAGGAACCATGCATGTGCCCGGATACATTCGTCTTGTATCACTACAATGGTCTGCAACGTAGCAATCCGGAAAATAGAGTGAAGTATCACATGGGACAAGCGGTATTGCTCGAGTGCACTGTGAAGTGTATCATGGATAGTAATCCAATGCTAACAGTCCTGCAGACAAAGTGGCCAAGAATTGAGATACAGTGGGACATAGGGCGGAATCCTagtttaaattagaatttataaactgtaatatacatacatacaccaAACACAAACACAATAGGGCCGAACGCATAGAGTGACATGACCAAGCGCTTCTATAGAATATcgttgagagagagaattatcaCTTTAAGATCGTAGTCTAGTCAAATCGGCCATCCTCTGATTCGTATTggtgaatattataaagaatattgattatatacctaccaataaaaaaaatttttttttttttcacggaaAGTATCTTTAACACACATGgttaaagagaaaatctatttcaagtattttatgtcatttaatgttaaaataatactgcACTATCTATGTCAATGAGAttcaaacttatttttatgaggatgtttaatatgtattaccAAGACTACAATCTCTAGttctctaattatatattttgcacaaaagaaaatatctcaatGAAATTTCTTAGCAGAATAGAATTTAATGATGGTCGATTgcaaatagtttattataatgacACAAAACAAGGTTCTCAAAAGGATTCTACTTATTCGCGCAGTTtacttcataataaaattattcattttatggCGGAAAACAATGGATTCTCTAGGCgagcttaaataaaattcattttgttgtacatattattaaatgatagataaagtatattatataatatatatacaattatataatatatattatataataaaatattatatatgcgatGCCATCATTTTGAAACTTTGAGTGCgttatttcacaatttttgccataaatatgagtcatgttttaaaaaaagcgactttttaatcaaattattaattttatcagcttattttgatcaaaatttcaaattttattttattttcttctaataaataatgtagcaAACTTATGAATGCTGTAAAAATCAATGTGAGATAAAATGGCGCATTTtctcgaatattatttaataattttcatttataattgtaatttttattttcgatttcttgatcaatgtttattttatataactattgcAAAAGTGCAGCAATGTTAAATAAACTtactacttttaattaaaaatagttattgcaATCTGACTTAGt is a window of Cataglyphis hispanica isolate Lineage 1 chromosome 4, ULB_Chis1_1.0, whole genome shotgun sequence DNA encoding:
- the LOC126849241 gene encoding uncharacterized protein LOC126849241 isoform X1; the protein is MISKSVDDQSGACVNRDIAENMFARYLKITPLLFLGCIIAQSICLIEETMPNDKIIKDYHVVTKMLWSDPTTLDSKIILPSNLDQRKYPIWKIRMYHGLEINPLEIRPLKEDDGGEKLRGQQVNTSDKVSRREVPPVNMEVSTDSGDHRERNYVRVAQGEISRATIERNPPTKEEKEIDLSFLDDLGGLASFLPDAENSDIHTHLNEEASSGYNGFFDWFLSIFRGTPVIDETKEVEGS
- the LOC126849241 gene encoding uncharacterized protein LOC126849241 isoform X2, producing MPNDKIIKDYHVVTKMLWSDPTTLDSKIILPSNLDQRKYPIWKIRMYHGLEINPLEIRPLKEDDGGEKLRGQQVNTSDKVSRREVPPVNMEVSTDSGDHRERNYVRVAQGEISRATIERNPPTKEEKEIDLSFLDDLGGLASFLPDAENSDIHTHLNEEASSGYNGFFDWFLSIFRGTPVIDETKEVEGS
- the LOC126849196 gene encoding ubiquitin carboxyl-terminal hydrolase MINDY-3 homolog; the protein is MAENVTTTDDEVLKNIKTLLWGSTVKEDIFKRWAQGFYFSIDEPTALVQREGGPCAVIASVQAFILKQLLLESDVTTWNSIQSKKCDQLLVKAMIEIINQAVNVQDPKYSIVYVNDSNDFVSGKESSNSKLTEPAINLAQDTSEANQINETNLVIKQTPLESEVFHSQLRIFITRSIDDVEDFFTERIGMLKDEYGVLLLLYTVMCTKGASEICLEMLEPIEPMIDSTYGYGSQNLINLMLTGRAVSHVWDHDQDISGLKLRGIDKQNKVGFLTLLEHLRYCEVGTFLKSPSHPIWVVGSDTHLTVLFSTEKRLVSPETPAERARRVFKRFDPEGNNFIAANQLENVMAELGLVTDAEYVNIIRRKLDSENLGIILLALFMDEFFPEEPCMCPDTFVLYHYNGLQRSNPENRVKYHMGQAVLLECTVKCIMDSNPMLTVLQTKWPRIEIQWDIGRNPSLN